Proteins encoded by one window of Falsibacillus albus:
- a CDS encoding fatty acid desaturase produces MLRKQVAPYEKADTQNSIVQLLNTILPFILLWILAYESLSVSYFLTLGISVVAAGFLTRIFIIFHDCTHGSFFKSKKANKILGTITGVLTMHPFSQWKHEHSVHHATSSNLDKRGTGDIWVMTIEEYKAASIWQKISYRLYRNPIVMFGLGPIYVFLLKNRFNRKDARKKERMNTYLTNALIAAAVSLLCWTLGWQSFLLVQFPIFFISGSMGIWLFYVQHTFEDSYFEGNDDWEYVKAAVEGSSYYKLPKPIQWLTGNIGYHHVHHLSPRVPNYKLEACHENTEPLQNVPTITLATSLKSLKFRLWDEKEKKFVTFKEAKPVKQPSIKRVTATTKS; encoded by the coding sequence ATGTTAAGGAAGCAAGTTGCTCCTTATGAAAAAGCAGATACACAAAACAGTATTGTACAATTATTAAACACCATTTTGCCATTTATATTATTGTGGATCCTCGCCTATGAAAGCCTCTCGGTATCCTACTTCTTGACGTTGGGTATTTCAGTGGTTGCAGCGGGATTTTTAACAAGGATTTTTATCATATTTCATGACTGCACACATGGGTCATTTTTTAAAAGTAAAAAAGCGAACAAAATTCTCGGTACGATCACAGGTGTTCTCACAATGCACCCGTTCAGTCAATGGAAGCACGAGCACTCTGTCCATCACGCGACAAGCAGCAACCTGGATAAGCGTGGAACAGGAGACATTTGGGTGATGACCATTGAGGAATATAAAGCGGCCTCCATCTGGCAGAAGATTTCATACCGGCTTTACCGAAATCCAATCGTGATGTTTGGTTTGGGTCCGATTTATGTTTTCCTTCTGAAGAACCGTTTTAATCGCAAGGACGCAAGAAAAAAAGAGCGCATGAACACGTATTTAACCAATGCATTGATCGCAGCAGCGGTGTCCTTGCTTTGCTGGACGCTTGGATGGCAATCCTTCCTGCTTGTTCAATTTCCGATTTTCTTCATCTCCGGCTCAATGGGAATTTGGCTGTTTTACGTGCAGCATACTTTTGAGGATTCCTATTTCGAGGGTAATGACGACTGGGAATATGTGAAGGCGGCCGTTGAGGGCAGCTCTTACTATAAGCTGCCGAAGCCCATTCAATGGTTGACAGGAAACATCGGTTATCACCATGTTCACCATTTAAGTCCAAGGGTGCCCAATTATAAACTGGAAGCGTGCCATGAAAATACCGAGCCTTTGCAAAACGTTCCGACCATCACTTTGGCAACGAGCCTGAAATCCCTCAAGTTCCGCTTATGGGATGAGAAGGAGAAAAAGTTCGTCACGTTTAAAGAAGCAAAGCCTGTCAAACAGCCCAGCATCAAACGTGTAACCGCAACGACTAAATCATGA
- the recX gene encoding recombination regulator RecX, with amino-acid sequence MPVITKISKQVKNDERYNIFLDEKYAFSVDEEVLARLQLQKGKELEDEDLAEIQFQDDIRKGFNLALHYLSHRMRSEKEIETFLKGKEIEETIIPEILFKLKEYKYINDLEFAIAYVRTQMATTKKGPVIIRKELHEKGIQDHFIEESLKEFLFDHQLENGVALGEKVARQNKKLSEVQVKQKIEQTLIRKGFGWDIIQEVLDAVSYEKEEDEEWDAVVHQGEKAHRKYAKFDDFEYRQKMKQALYRKGFSMDLIERFIDYINEEESE; translated from the coding sequence ATGCCAGTCATTACAAAAATTTCAAAGCAAGTGAAAAATGACGAAAGATATAATATTTTCTTGGATGAGAAATATGCTTTCAGCGTTGATGAGGAAGTGTTGGCCCGTCTTCAGCTGCAAAAAGGGAAGGAGCTGGAAGATGAGGATTTAGCTGAAATCCAGTTTCAGGATGATATCCGCAAAGGGTTCAATCTAGCCTTGCATTACCTTTCCCATCGGATGAGGTCGGAAAAAGAAATTGAAACGTTTTTAAAAGGAAAGGAAATCGAAGAAACGATCATTCCGGAAATCCTTTTTAAATTGAAGGAGTACAAATACATCAATGATCTCGAATTTGCCATCGCCTATGTACGGACACAAATGGCGACGACGAAAAAAGGACCGGTCATCATTCGCAAGGAATTGCATGAAAAAGGAATCCAAGATCACTTCATAGAAGAGAGCTTAAAGGAGTTTTTATTTGACCATCAGTTGGAGAACGGGGTGGCATTAGGCGAGAAGGTCGCACGCCAAAACAAGAAATTGTCGGAGGTCCAAGTCAAGCAGAAAATTGAGCAGACTTTGATCCGGAAAGGTTTTGGATGGGATATCATTCAGGAAGTTCTTGACGCGGTTTCCTATGAAAAGGAAGAGGATGAAGAGTGGGATGCTGTCGTCCATCAAGGTGAAAAAGCTCACCGCAAATATGCCAAGTTCGACGATTTTGAATACCGCCAAAAAATGAAGCAAGCCTTATACAGGAAGGGCTTCAGCATGGATTTGATCGAGCGGTTTATAGATTATATAAACGAAGAAGAAAGCGAATGA
- a CDS encoding YfhE family protein: MDKRKQEKMKNTLTSAQEVTYNREFKAADRVAGYNSKRIK; encoded by the coding sequence ATGGATAAACGGAAACAGGAAAAAATGAAAAACACATTGACTAGCGCTCAAGAAGTGACGTACAATCGCGAGTTCAAAGCTGCTGACCGCGTCGCTGGCTATAACAGCAAAAGAATCAAATAA
- the gltB gene encoding glutamate synthase large subunit produces the protein MMRNNFPAAQGLYDPAHEHEACGIGMIANIDGTKTHNIVQNAINILCNLEHRGGQSADTSTGDGAGILTQIPHRFFLKQCEKEDIYLPGEGEYGVGMVFLPVDYDKRMKSREIFEKIIEEEGQKVLGWRPVPINDSFVGRVASKSKPVIRQVFIGAADDIHTHLDFERKLYVIRKRMEREICEIEGHEDVYICSLSSTTIVYKGMLIPEQLDSFYIDLNHPEFQSALALVHSRFSTNTFPSWQRAHPNRYTIHNGEFNTLRGNVNWMRAREQLCHSEFFNEEDLEKVLPVIDETGSDSSMFDNCFEFLHLSGRSLAHTAMMMVPEPWENDETIHPRKKDFYEYHSCLMEPWDGPAALVFTDGKQIGACLDRNGLRPARYYVTKSGMIVLGSEVGALDIFADDIIYKDRLQPGKMLLIDIEKGKIIPDEEIKLQVAAEQPYRYWLTENKVELDEIPESGIYHYLEQLDPEQVLLQQKAFGYTTEELNKIIKPLVTDGKDPVGSMGYDSPLAILSKKPQLLYNYFKQLFAQVTNPPIDAIREQIITSVGTTIGAEGNLVSPGPYSCRHIQLKTPVLTNAQLDKLRHQELDGFKTATLSILFNVTEEGDQLEKTLDALFAKADKAVEDGATLLILSDRGVVRERAAIPALLAVSGLHHHLIRKGTRTKLSIILESGEPREVHHVAALLGYGAEAINPYLAYESIRDLIARGQISGPSYEEAVQSYIKSVTDGVVKVLSKMGISTIQSYRGAQIFEAVGIHKSVIDKYFTRTASRLGGIGIDIIEKEALLRHQNAFSTRQDQNRTLETGDEYQYRKNGEDHQYNPSTIHTLQHACRTNNYSLFKKYSQMLTDEKQNLQSLRGLLSFKERSSIPIEEVESVEEICKRFKTGAMSFGSISQEAHEALAIAMNRIGGRSNTGEGGEDPDRFTPDENGDSRRSSIKQVASGRFGVTSHYLVNADEIQIKIAQGAKPGEGGHLPGKKVYPWVAEVRGSTPGVELISPPPHHDIYSIEDLAELIHNLKNANPKARISVKLVSAVGVGTIAAGVAKGRADLVLISGYDGGTGAAPRTSLKHTGLPWEIGLAETHQTLLLNRLRDRIVVETDGKMMTGRDVVVATLLGAEEYGFSTAPLVVLGCVMMRVCHMNTCPVGIATQDPELRKKYMGDPEHVANFMRFVAQETRELMAELGFSTINEMIGRTDVLEPNQAIDHWKAKGIDLSALLHQPDVPIKVGRYATREQDHDLEKTLDYQELIPRCRKAIENKEPIQLTTAIRNIHRVTGTMLGSEITKRYGAEGLPEDTIQLTFKGSAGQSFGAFIPKGLTLKLVGDANDFVGKGLSGGKIIVHPFRDATFIPEQNTIVGNVSFYGASSGEAYVYGVAGERFCVRNSGANVVVEGVGDHGCEYMTGGKVIVLGQTGRNFAAGMSGGTAYVLDEDETFELKCNKELVELQPLFDPDEIKEVYSMIEKYVKYTDSANGRRIINDWAAFESKFVRVIPKSYLKMTKRISELEKDGLSKFDAEMTAFQESTKVLETSK, from the coding sequence ATGATGAGAAATAACTTTCCTGCTGCTCAAGGATTGTACGATCCAGCCCATGAGCATGAGGCGTGCGGGATCGGCATGATTGCCAATATTGATGGGACAAAGACGCATAACATTGTCCAGAATGCCATCAATATCTTATGCAATCTTGAGCATCGCGGCGGCCAATCCGCGGATACAAGTACAGGTGATGGCGCCGGGATCCTTACGCAGATTCCTCATCGTTTTTTCCTGAAGCAATGTGAGAAGGAGGATATTTATCTTCCGGGAGAAGGCGAATACGGGGTTGGAATGGTATTTCTGCCGGTCGATTATGACAAGCGCATGAAGAGCCGCGAAATCTTTGAAAAGATCATTGAAGAGGAAGGACAGAAGGTTCTTGGCTGGCGTCCAGTACCGATCAATGACTCCTTTGTCGGAAGGGTCGCTTCGAAATCAAAACCGGTCATCCGCCAGGTGTTTATCGGGGCAGCCGATGATATCCATACGCATCTTGATTTTGAGCGTAAGCTTTACGTGATCCGCAAAAGGATGGAAAGGGAGATCTGTGAGATCGAAGGTCATGAAGATGTGTACATTTGCAGTCTTTCCAGCACCACCATTGTATACAAAGGAATGCTCATACCTGAACAGCTCGACTCCTTTTATATCGATTTAAACCATCCTGAGTTTCAATCCGCATTGGCACTTGTCCACTCACGCTTCAGCACGAATACATTTCCTAGCTGGCAGCGGGCGCATCCGAACCGCTATACGATCCATAATGGGGAATTCAATACATTGCGGGGGAATGTCAATTGGATGAGGGCGCGTGAACAGCTTTGCCATTCCGAATTTTTTAATGAAGAGGATCTTGAAAAGGTTTTACCGGTCATCGATGAGACAGGCAGTGATTCCTCGATGTTCGATAATTGCTTTGAATTTCTTCACCTATCCGGAAGGTCGCTTGCGCATACAGCGATGATGATGGTGCCTGAACCTTGGGAAAATGATGAAACCATCCATCCAAGGAAAAAGGATTTTTATGAATATCACAGCTGTTTGATGGAGCCTTGGGACGGACCGGCTGCACTCGTTTTCACGGATGGGAAGCAGATCGGGGCATGTCTGGACAGAAACGGTTTAAGGCCTGCAAGATACTATGTGACGAAGAGCGGAATGATTGTCCTCGGCTCAGAGGTAGGGGCACTCGATATTTTCGCAGATGACATCATTTACAAAGACCGCCTTCAGCCTGGAAAGATGCTTTTGATCGATATTGAAAAAGGAAAGATCATCCCTGATGAGGAAATCAAACTTCAAGTGGCAGCCGAACAGCCGTATCGATATTGGCTGACGGAAAATAAAGTGGAGCTGGATGAGATCCCGGAATCCGGCATCTATCATTACTTGGAGCAGCTCGATCCAGAGCAGGTGCTTCTGCAGCAGAAAGCGTTCGGATACACAACTGAGGAATTGAATAAAATCATCAAGCCTTTGGTCACAGATGGGAAAGACCCTGTTGGCTCCATGGGATACGATTCGCCTCTCGCCATTTTATCGAAAAAGCCTCAGCTTCTATACAACTACTTCAAACAATTATTTGCCCAAGTTACAAACCCGCCGATCGATGCCATTCGTGAACAAATCATCACATCCGTTGGAACGACGATTGGGGCGGAAGGAAATCTGGTCAGCCCGGGTCCGTATAGCTGCAGGCATATCCAGTTGAAAACACCGGTCTTGACGAATGCCCAATTAGACAAACTGCGCCATCAGGAATTGGATGGATTCAAGACGGCCACACTATCGATTTTGTTCAATGTAACCGAGGAAGGGGACCAGCTCGAGAAGACATTGGATGCCCTTTTTGCAAAAGCGGACAAAGCTGTTGAAGATGGTGCCACCCTATTGATCTTATCAGACCGCGGAGTAGTGAGGGAAAGGGCTGCGATCCCGGCATTGCTTGCCGTATCCGGTCTGCACCATCATCTGATCCGAAAAGGGACGCGCACAAAGCTCAGCATCATCCTGGAATCCGGTGAGCCGAGGGAGGTTCACCATGTTGCCGCACTCCTTGGTTATGGGGCGGAAGCGATCAATCCGTATTTGGCATATGAATCAATCCGTGATTTGATTGCCCGAGGGCAGATCAGCGGCCCTTCTTATGAAGAAGCCGTGCAGTCCTACATCAAATCCGTGACAGACGGTGTTGTCAAAGTACTATCCAAAATGGGGATCTCCACTATCCAAAGCTATCGAGGCGCGCAAATCTTCGAAGCGGTCGGGATCCACAAATCGGTCATCGATAAATATTTCACCCGCACTGCCTCAAGGCTTGGCGGAATTGGAATCGACATCATTGAAAAAGAGGCATTGTTAAGACATCAAAATGCCTTCAGTACAAGGCAGGATCAGAATCGCACGTTGGAAACAGGAGATGAGTACCAATACCGCAAAAACGGGGAGGATCATCAATACAACCCGAGTACCATCCATACGCTACAGCATGCTTGCCGAACGAACAATTACAGCTTGTTCAAAAAGTATTCGCAGATGCTGACGGATGAAAAACAAAATCTTCAGTCACTCCGCGGCCTGCTTTCTTTTAAAGAGCGCAGCAGTATTCCGATCGAAGAGGTGGAATCAGTCGAGGAGATTTGCAAACGATTCAAGACTGGTGCAATGTCGTTTGGCTCAATCAGTCAGGAGGCACACGAAGCGCTGGCGATCGCCATGAATCGCATCGGTGGACGAAGCAATACCGGAGAAGGCGGGGAGGATCCGGATCGATTCACTCCTGACGAAAATGGGGATTCCCGTCGAAGCTCAATCAAGCAGGTAGCTTCCGGTCGATTTGGCGTGACGAGCCATTACTTGGTGAATGCCGATGAAATCCAAATCAAGATTGCCCAAGGTGCGAAGCCGGGTGAAGGCGGACACCTTCCTGGCAAAAAGGTATACCCTTGGGTTGCCGAGGTCCGTGGATCTACACCAGGAGTTGAATTGATTTCACCACCCCCACATCATGATATTTATTCAATCGAGGATTTGGCAGAACTCATCCACAACTTGAAAAATGCCAATCCGAAAGCACGCATCAGCGTCAAGCTCGTTTCTGCCGTAGGGGTGGGAACGATCGCTGCCGGAGTGGCAAAAGGAAGAGCTGACCTTGTACTCATCAGCGGATATGACGGCGGAACCGGTGCTGCACCGCGAACAAGCTTGAAGCACACCGGACTGCCTTGGGAGATCGGTCTGGCTGAAACGCATCAGACATTATTGCTGAACCGTCTGCGTGATCGGATTGTCGTCGAAACGGACGGCAAGATGATGACTGGCCGTGATGTGGTCGTGGCAACGTTGCTCGGTGCAGAGGAATATGGTTTCTCAACAGCACCGCTTGTTGTTCTTGGATGTGTCATGATGCGCGTCTGCCATATGAATACATGCCCTGTAGGGATTGCTACACAGGATCCCGAGCTCCGCAAAAAATATATGGGCGACCCTGAGCACGTCGCCAACTTCATGCGCTTTGTCGCACAGGAAACGAGGGAATTGATGGCTGAACTAGGATTCAGCACAATCAATGAAATGATCGGGCGTACGGATGTACTTGAACCGAATCAAGCCATCGACCATTGGAAGGCGAAGGGAATCGACTTGTCAGCCCTGCTCCATCAGCCGGATGTACCGATCAAAGTCGGCCGATATGCAACGCGTGAACAGGATCACGATCTTGAGAAAACACTCGATTATCAAGAATTGATCCCAAGATGCCGCAAAGCGATCGAAAACAAAGAGCCGATTCAATTGACGACGGCCATTCGAAACATCCATCGTGTAACCGGCACGATGCTTGGAAGCGAAATAACGAAACGGTACGGAGCGGAAGGGCTTCCTGAAGATACGATTCAGCTTACTTTCAAAGGTTCGGCCGGGCAAAGCTTCGGCGCATTTATTCCAAAAGGTTTGACGTTGAAGCTTGTAGGAGATGCAAATGACTTTGTTGGAAAGGGCTTATCTGGTGGAAAAATCATCGTCCATCCATTCAGGGACGCTACTTTCATCCCAGAACAGAACACCATTGTCGGGAACGTGTCGTTCTACGGTGCTTCATCCGGTGAAGCGTATGTATACGGGGTAGCCGGTGAACGTTTCTGTGTCCGGAACAGCGGTGCGAATGTCGTCGTTGAAGGCGTCGGCGATCATGGTTGTGAATATATGACCGGCGGAAAGGTGATTGTACTTGGCCAGACAGGACGGAATTTCGCAGCAGGGATGTCCGGCGGAACCGCCTATGTGCTCGATGAGGATGAAACCTTCGAATTGAAGTGCAATAAGGAACTTGTTGAATTGCAGCCGCTCTTCGATCCTGATGAAATCAAGGAAGTCTACAGCATGATTGAAAAATACGTGAAATATACAGACAGTGCGAACGGCAGAAGGATCATCAATGATTGGGCTGCGTTTGAATCTAAATTTGTCCGTGTCATCCCAAAATCATATTTAAAAATGACAAAGAGGATCAGCGAGCTCGAAAAAGACGGACTAAGCAAATTCGATGCGGAAATGACAGCGTTCCAAGAAAGCACAAAAGTTTTGGAAACATCAAAATAA
- a CDS encoding TIGR01777 family oxidoreductase — MRIAITGGTGFIGRALTKELVKQNHEVLILTRNPEKHTNTTRIQYIKWLDSGAEPASELGKLDAFINLAGESINSGRWTDERKRRILESRMQGTDEVLNIVAEMPQKPTVLINASAIGIYPPSKSHVYTERSKETGDDFLAETVYEWERKAKQAEEFDVRVIFSRFGIILAKDQGALPKIAMPYQLFAGGRVGSGEQWMSWIHIDDVVKGITFLLEHPTLSGPINFTAPEPVTMNTFGKILGKVLHRPHWLPAPAFALKAVLGEMSILVLDGQKVLPEKLMKAGYSFEYSTLDAALRDIYQ; from the coding sequence ATGAGAATTGCGATTACCGGAGGAACGGGGTTTATCGGCCGGGCACTGACAAAAGAGCTCGTGAAACAGAATCATGAAGTTTTAATTTTGACGCGGAATCCCGAAAAGCATACGAATACGACGCGTATTCAATATATCAAATGGCTGGACTCTGGGGCGGAACCAGCATCTGAGCTTGGCAAGTTGGACGCATTCATCAATTTGGCCGGGGAGTCGATCAACAGCGGTCGATGGACGGATGAAAGAAAGAGACGAATATTGGAGAGCAGGATGCAGGGGACGGATGAAGTTTTGAATATTGTAGCGGAAATGCCGCAAAAACCAACTGTCTTGATCAATGCAAGCGCCATTGGCATCTATCCCCCATCCAAAAGTCATGTCTACACAGAACGGTCAAAAGAAACTGGTGATGACTTTTTAGCGGAAACCGTCTATGAATGGGAAAGAAAAGCGAAGCAAGCTGAAGAATTTGACGTCAGGGTCATATTTTCGAGGTTTGGCATCATCCTCGCAAAGGATCAGGGGGCACTTCCGAAAATCGCAATGCCATATCAATTATTTGCCGGAGGGCGAGTCGGCTCTGGGGAACAATGGATGTCCTGGATTCATATTGACGATGTAGTTAAAGGAATCACCTTTTTATTAGAGCATCCCACACTCTCTGGTCCGATCAATTTTACCGCACCTGAACCGGTGACCATGAATACGTTCGGAAAGATACTCGGCAAGGTGCTGCATCGACCTCACTGGCTTCCCGCTCCGGCGTTTGCACTGAAGGCGGTTCTCGGAGAAATGAGCATCCTCGTCCTCGATGGTCAAAAGGTGCTGCCGGAGAAGCTGATGAAAGCCGGGTATTCCTTTGAATATTCGACATTGGATGCTGCACTACGTGATATTTATCAATAA
- a CDS encoding YfhD family protein, giving the protein MGRAHNQKTRDKNKGKLPQVPKNSKTSSAQDVEYSRELADQADLEAQARANAANQRVKQKENNR; this is encoded by the coding sequence GTGGGTCGTGCTCATAATCAGAAAACGCGAGATAAAAACAAAGGTAAGCTTCCACAAGTTCCGAAGAACTCGAAAACTTCGAGTGCTCAGGATGTTGAATATTCCCGCGAATTGGCTGACCAGGCTGACTTAGAAGCACAAGCTCGTGCTAACGCTGCAAATCAGCGCGTAAAGCAAAAAGAGAACAATCGATAA
- a CDS encoding glutamate synthase subunit beta — MGKPTGFMEYERKSQSERDPAVRVKDWQDYTVKMPEEEIQKQGARCMDCGVPTCHTGMEIEGVTTGCPVYHLIPEWNDLVYQGQWKEALAREHEMNNFPEFTGFACPAPCEGACVLGINEPPVAIRTVERAIIEKGFEEGWVKPMPPLKRTGKKVAVVGSGPAGLAAAAQLNKAGHLVTVFERSDRVGGLLTYGIPEMKLPYSVVKRRVDILEQEGIDFVTNTEVGKDYPVADLRKEYDAVILCGGAAVHRDLNVEGSELKGVHKAMDFLHSNTKSLLDSNLEDGSYISAKGKDVIVIGGGDTGTDCLATSLRHNCKSLTQFDIYDQKGAIRDELGNPWPQYPKIHRVEYGQKEATDVFGNDPRAFAVMTKKIVGDENGQVKEVHTVNVKLRIDEEGNRIRDEIPGTEKVWPADLVLVAIGFSGPEQGLISQLNVETESNSTVKAEYDQYNTNVEGIFAAGDMRRGQSLIVWAINEGRGAARECDRYLMGTTELP; from the coding sequence ATGGGAAAACCGACTGGATTCATGGAATATGAACGAAAATCCCAGAGTGAGCGGGATCCTGCAGTCCGTGTCAAGGATTGGCAGGATTATACGGTCAAGATGCCGGAGGAAGAAATTCAGAAGCAGGGAGCTCGCTGTATGGACTGCGGCGTACCGACATGCCACACAGGGATGGAAATCGAAGGAGTGACGACAGGCTGTCCTGTCTACCACCTCATCCCTGAATGGAATGACCTTGTCTATCAAGGTCAGTGGAAGGAAGCACTGGCGAGGGAGCATGAAATGAACAACTTCCCAGAGTTCACTGGATTTGCATGTCCTGCCCCATGTGAAGGCGCATGTGTGCTTGGGATCAATGAGCCGCCTGTGGCCATCAGGACTGTTGAACGCGCCATCATCGAAAAGGGCTTTGAGGAAGGCTGGGTTAAGCCGATGCCCCCATTGAAGCGGACAGGTAAAAAAGTGGCGGTCGTAGGCTCAGGTCCTGCAGGCTTGGCAGCTGCCGCACAGCTGAATAAAGCCGGTCATCTCGTCACGGTTTTTGAACGCAGCGATCGTGTCGGCGGTCTATTGACGTACGGAATCCCTGAAATGAAGCTTCCTTATTCCGTTGTGAAGCGCAGGGTCGACATTTTGGAGCAGGAGGGTATTGATTTTGTCACCAATACGGAAGTAGGGAAGGACTACCCCGTTGCTGACCTTCGCAAGGAATATGATGCGGTCATCCTTTGCGGAGGTGCGGCCGTTCACCGCGACCTGAATGTTGAGGGAAGTGAATTGAAGGGCGTCCATAAAGCGATGGATTTTCTTCATTCGAATACAAAAAGCCTATTGGATTCCAACTTGGAGGACGGAAGCTACATTTCCGCAAAAGGAAAGGATGTCATCGTCATCGGGGGCGGTGACACCGGAACGGATTGCCTGGCCACTTCCTTGCGGCACAATTGCAAGAGCCTCACGCAATTTGATATTTATGACCAAAAAGGTGCGATTCGTGATGAGCTGGGCAATCCATGGCCTCAATATCCAAAAATCCATCGCGTCGAGTATGGCCAAAAGGAAGCTACCGATGTTTTCGGCAACGACCCGCGTGCATTTGCGGTCATGACGAAAAAAATCGTCGGTGATGAAAACGGGCAAGTGAAAGAGGTCCACACTGTAAATGTGAAGCTCCGCATTGATGAGGAAGGAAATCGGATTCGAGATGAAATTCCTGGTACAGAAAAGGTTTGGCCGGCAGACCTTGTCTTGGTTGCAATAGGCTTCAGCGGACCTGAACAGGGATTGATCTCCCAGCTCAACGTAGAAACCGAATCGAATTCAACTGTGAAAGCTGAGTATGACCAATACAATACCAATGTTGAAGGCATTTTTGCAGCTGGAGATATGAGAAGGGGGCAAAGCCTCATCGTCTGGGCCATCAATGAAGGCAGGGGAGCTGCCCGCGAATGCGACCGTTATTTGATGGGAACGACTGAATTGCCTTAA
- a CDS encoding sensor histidine kinase: MIKKYFTFQRGNGIAPYIWTILCILPFYFIFQLSSTIEIVVGIFLTFLFFILYRIALFATGWPVYVWGIILMGISITSTSLFSYVYFAFFLAYFIGNINNRIPFLTLYFVHLISTSVSINFNIVKHEELFVAQLPFVIIVWISVILLPFSIHNRKERGQLEEKLEDANKKISELVKLEERQRIARDLHDTLGQKLSLIGLKTDLARKLVYKNPEQAREELKDVQQTSRTALNEVRKMVSSMRGIRIHDEIVRITQILEAAQIRFEGVKDFTLTNVSLLTENIVSMCLKEAVTNIVKHSGADVCSISIVQTWKELVIVIKDNGTFKSQEKGKPKGHGLVGMKERLEFVNGTMDISTDSGTTLTIRVPNDVKQVDKEV, translated from the coding sequence ATGATCAAAAAGTATTTTACATTCCAAAGGGGAAATGGAATTGCCCCCTATATATGGACCATTCTTTGTATATTGCCTTTTTATTTCATCTTTCAATTATCGTCCACCATTGAAATTGTGGTCGGAATTTTTCTGACGTTCCTCTTTTTTATCCTGTACCGGATCGCTCTATTTGCGACGGGCTGGCCGGTTTATGTATGGGGAATCATTCTGATGGGGATATCGATTACGTCTACAAGCCTATTCAGCTATGTATATTTTGCCTTTTTTCTAGCTTATTTTATTGGAAACATCAACAATCGAATTCCGTTCTTAACGTTGTATTTCGTTCATTTAATCAGCACGTCGGTGTCAATCAATTTCAATATCGTGAAGCATGAGGAATTATTTGTCGCTCAGCTTCCATTTGTCATCATTGTATGGATCAGCGTCATTCTTCTACCTTTCAGCATCCATAATCGAAAGGAACGGGGACAGCTGGAAGAAAAACTGGAAGACGCAAATAAAAAAATATCTGAACTGGTTAAATTAGAGGAAAGGCAGCGAATCGCGAGAGACCTGCATGATACATTGGGACAAAAGCTTTCGTTAATCGGCCTGAAAACCGACCTTGCAAGGAAATTGGTCTACAAAAACCCCGAGCAGGCAAGGGAAGAGCTGAAGGATGTGCAGCAAACATCGAGGACGGCCTTGAACGAAGTCAGAAAGATGGTATCTTCGATGCGCGGCATCCGCATCCACGATGAAATTGTCCGGATCACGCAAATATTGGAGGCGGCGCAAATCCGGTTTGAAGGAGTTAAGGACTTCACCTTGACCAACGTCTCGCTCTTGACGGAAAATATCGTCAGCATGTGTCTGAAAGAAGCGGTCACCAATATCGTGAAGCATAGCGGAGCGGATGTCTGCTCGATCTCGATCGTCCAGACGTGGAAAGAGCTTGTCATTGTCATCAAGGACAACGGCACCTTCAAGTCCCAAGAAAAAGGAAAGCCAAAAGGACATGGTCTCGTCGGAATGAAGGAGCGGCTCGAGTTTGTCAACGGAACAATGGATATTTCAACGGACAGCGGCACGACCCTCACCATCAGGGTGCCGAATGATGTCAAACAAGTCGACAAGGAGGTATGA
- a CDS encoding response regulator transcription factor, with amino-acid sequence MISIVIAEDQQMLLGAFGSLLDLEDDMEVVGKASNGEEAIELVRKHTPDICIMDIEMPGKSGLEAAEELKGSGCKVIVLTTFARTGYFQRALKAGVRGYLLKDSPSEELASSIRMVMAGKKIYAPELIEGVYGNENPLTEREKEVLELVADGKNTKEIADELSIKTGTVRNYISTILDKLEVQNRIEAITHFREKGWFK; translated from the coding sequence ATGATTAGCATCGTCATAGCAGAAGATCAGCAAATGCTGCTCGGGGCTTTTGGTTCGTTATTGGACTTGGAAGATGATATGGAAGTCGTCGGCAAGGCATCGAACGGAGAAGAAGCGATTGAACTTGTCCGAAAACACACCCCTGACATTTGCATCATGGACATTGAAATGCCGGGAAAAAGCGGCCTGGAAGCAGCAGAGGAGCTAAAGGGGTCTGGTTGCAAAGTCATCGTGCTGACCACATTTGCCCGGACCGGATATTTCCAGCGGGCATTGAAGGCGGGGGTAAGAGGTTACCTTCTCAAGGACAGTCCCAGCGAAGAACTTGCCAGCTCCATCCGCATGGTGATGGCAGGCAAAAAAATCTACGCACCTGAATTGATCGAGGGCGTATACGGAAACGAAAACCCACTGACAGAACGGGAAAAAGAAGTGCTTGAACTCGTGGCAGATGGCAAAAACACAAAAGAAATAGCCGATGAACTCAGCATTAAAACGGGTACCGTGCGCAACTACATTTCCACCATCCTCGATAAATTAGAGGTGCAAAACCGGATCGAAGCGATTACCCATTTTAGGGAAAAGGGATGGTTTAAGTAA